The Pseudalkalibacillus berkeleyi genome contains the following window.
ATCCTTTTCTCGGAAAATTCTATGATGATATTGAGGAATGGAGCTTTCAAACCGAAATGTTCTTTCTTTGCAATCGTTTCAAGCAGCTAGAAGATATCGATCGATTATTCTTAGAACATAAATCCCCCGTTGTTTCGGACTATCATATTTTCAAGAACCGAATCTTTGCTATGCGAACATTGAAAGACGTTCATTTTCAAAAGTATATGCAAATCTTCGAAATTCTCACAAAGGACATGCCCTCTCCTAACATGGTGATTTACATGAAAGCGAGTTTGGATACATTGTTGAATCGTATTTCGCTAAGAGGAAGAGACATCGAAAAGAATATTGACCCGAGTTATTTAGAGCAACTATCTAAAGACTATGACCTATTCATGTATCAATTTCAAAAGCATCATCCAGAAATTCCAGTGATGACAATTGATGGAGATCACATTGATTTTGTACAAAACCCAGACCAATTAGAGGAAATCTTAAGAACAGTCCAAGAGACTTTTCACAAAAAGGAAGTGAAGCAATGAGCATCCATGAGAAATACAACATTCCAAAAAACGCTGTCATAACGGTTGCCGGAACAGTAGGTGTCGGTAAATCCACAATGACAAAGGCGATTGCTAATAAGCTCTCATTCGAAACCTCAATGGAAAAAGTCGATACAAATCCTTACTTGGACAAGTTCTATCATGATTTCGAACGTTGGAGCTTTCATTTACAAATCTATTTCCTTGCAGAACGTTTTAAAGAACAAAAGCGTATGTTTGAGCAAGGTGGAGGGTTTGTACAAGATCGATCCATTTATGAAGATACAGGCATTTTTGCGAAAATGCATTATGATAAAGGGACGATGACAAATATTGACTATGAAACCTATACAAGTCTTTTCGAGGCGATGGTCATGACACCGTTCTTCCCTCATCCAGATGTATTAATTTACATTGAAGGAAGTCTGCAGGACATCATTGACCGTATTCAAGTTCGTGGACGTCCGATGGAACAGCAAACGCCTACTGCCTATTGGAAAGAAATGCACGGCCGCTATGAAAATTGGATTAACAACTTTACAACATGTCCAGTACTCAAGATCAACATTAATGATTACGACTTGATTCAAAATCCCGAATCAGTGGAACCAATTTTGAAAAAGATTGGTGAAACGATCAACGGTAATCGAAACCTACAGCACGTGTAAGAAAAACATAAATGCAAAAGTGGCTGTCTAAAAAGCCCCAAATTTAAACAAGAACAAGTATTGTCTTCCTTCTACTTGTTCTTGTTTTCTAATGAAATGATTTAGTCAAAAATGAGTTGCTTTCAGGACAGCCCTTTTTTATTATATACTTTTCTCTAGCAGAACCTCTTGTAGTCCCCACTTCTCTTTAAGTCGATCCATTTCTCCGGATAAATGCATTTCTTCATGCCAAAGCGCAATCCAATTTTGATAATCAAGATCTCCTCTATGGACCATATAAACTTTCTCACTTTTTGCGAACTTTTCATTCACATATCCAGGATACAATCGATGGTCCAGATTGGAATGATAAACCGCTTCAATATGGTCTGTAATCATCACATCAACTTCTCCAGTAGCAACCATTTCGGGGATTGATAAATTTTGATCCACTACGATGACATTCGCATGCTTGATGTTCTTTCGGACAAAACGTTCATTCGTACCCCCAGGATTTAGACCAATACGAACGGAAGGTTGATCAATATCTGATACGCATTGATATTTAAGCTTGTCCTCACGGCGTACTAACGGTGCTTTGCAGTCTCTGAAATAAGGTTGGGTCAGATGCGCGATTTTCTGCCGTTCAAGATTTCGACTTACCCCACCCATTGCAATATCAAAACGATCCGACGTGAGATCATCCATTAAACTCGACCATGTCGTTTGGACAAACTGTACTTTTACCCCAAGTTGATCTGCTAATAAATGGGCAACATCTATATCAAAGCCTTCGAACTGACTGGTATGCGGATTTAAATACGTAAATGGCTTGTAATCACCCGACGTTCCAACACGTATGATGCCTTTATCGAGAATTTCATCCAACCGTGAAGTGATCAACGATCCTGAGTCTGTCACAAGTGAAGGGGTGTTAAAAAAAGCCTCACTCCCTAATTGTCGAATATTCATGGTTTCACGTTCAGAAAGATTTCTTTTCATATTCTTCCCCTCCTAATGACGATGTTTATGGTTAAGCTTTGTACGTTTCGTATTGATGTTGCTCAATGATTTTCTTGGCTTTCTCACGGTCTTCGTCAGTTCGAAAACTAATTCTTAGAACTCCGTAGACATCCTCGCGTGCTTCAATGATCCGTATATTCGTAATGCTTATGTTTCCTTCAGCAAGTATCGTTGTGATGTGTGAGATTACCCCAGCTTGGTCTAACACGTCAACATATAAATCGTAGAATGAACGAATCGCACCTTTTGATCCTTCTGGCATCGCATCACGGTATTGTTTCGCTCCTGAAAAATAATCGTAGATACGATCTCGATCCCCTTTTGCGACAAGGTCTCTCACTTCATTCATCTCAATCATCCACTCATCCATCAGATAGAGAATATTTTCTTGATTATGTTGAATGATATCCCGCCACATTGACGGACTACTTGAAGCAATGCGTGTAATATCTTTAAATCCACCTGCAGCTAAGCGGTGAATCAAGTCATTTTTCTCTGCTTGGTCTTGGACTTGTCGAACAAGACTTGCCGCCATTACATGCGGAAAATGACTAATTACACCCGTAACGAGATCATGCTCATCCGCTTCCATCATCTGAAAATTTGCTTTCGTTCCCTTTAACCAGCCTTTCAGTTCAACTACTTTTTCATTTGGCGTCTTTGGTAGTAAAGTGAATATATAAAAGGCATTTTCAAATAAATGACCCTTAGCACTACCGACACCTGATTTATGTGAGCCTGCCATCGGATGACCGCCGATAAAAGTAACCCCTTTTTGCTGTAAAGGTTCTGCTTTTTTTAAGATATTGCCTTTCGTACTTCCAACGTCTGTTATGATGACATTCGGCTTCAATGTAAAGCTATTTAAGGCTTCTATTAATCGCAGTGTCTCCTCTACAGGTGTAGCAAATACGATTAAATCTGCCTGTTCCGCTTCTTCACGTAAATGGATAGAATAATCATCAATCACTTGTAGTGTTTTTGCTAACTTGCACTCTTCCTCATTCAAGTCATATCCGATGATTGTGGCATCATGTTCTTTTTTGATCGCTAATGCAAGGGATCCGCCGATTAAACCAACCCCTATGAGTAACACACGTCTGTTCACAGCCTCGTTCTCCTTATGAAGACAATTTAATGGTTCGATGATCAACCAAAATTTCTTTTAATAAAGCAATAACTTGTTCATTTTCTTCATATTTTCCAACTGTTATTCGAATGCCATCTTTAATTGGTCTGACAATATATCCTCTCTGTATGAGATATTGGAACACTTCATCAAGATCTTGCTCTGGTTCAATATAAATAAAATTTCCTTGAGAAGGATAATATGGGATTTGGTATGCATTACAAAACGTATAAAATTGCTTTAAACCCTCTTGGTTACGGTTCTTGCTTTCTTCAATAAATGCTTGATCATCCAGTGCTGCACGAGCAGCAACTTGGGCGAACTGTGAAGTATTGAATGGAAGTCTACTAATGTTGAACTGACTGATCAGTGTTGTATCGCCAATCGCATAACCGATGCGAAAACCTGCAAGCCCATACCCTTTTGAAAAAGTCCGTAACACGAGTAAGTTATTATATTCGTTGACTAGTTTCATTGCGTCTGGATAATCTTCAGCTGTTACGTATTCGAAATACGCTTCATCTAAGACGACAAGCGTTTCATCTGGAACAGATTCTAATAATCCTCTTATCTCCGTTTCTGTCACATACGTTCCTGTCGGATTATTCGGATTACAGATCCAAACGATGCTCGTCTTTTCGTCAACTTCATTTTGCATACTGAGAAGATCATGTCGACCGTCTTTTAAAGGCACCGCTCTAATTTCACTCTTTTCAATGACTGCATGATGACGGAACTGTGGAAATGTAAAAGACGCCATAACAACATTCGATTCCGGTGTCAGTAGTGATCGACTAATAATCTGGATCATTTCATCTAAACCACTACTAAATAGCAATTGTTGTTCTTCAATGTTCAGTTGTTTTGCAAGCTTCTCTCTCAAGTCTTCTGCTCTACTATCTGGATAATGTGCAAAATGTGAGATTGAACGTAATGCTTCTGAAATCTGTTCTGAACAACCGAATGGGTTCTCGTTTGACGCCAAGTTCACAATTTCAGTAAGACCGAGTTCCTTTTTCACATTGTCAATGGACTTTCCAGGATCATACGCCTGTAGAGATAGCAGCTGCTCTTTCACTTTCATTTGATCTCCTCCAATGCTCGTATTTTCTAAAAGTCTCTCGCGGATTCACGATGCCTTCTTACATTTTCTTTAATGACATTCATTTGATCATTTCCAAACTGGTTGACGATCGCACTAGCAAGTTCCCATGCAACAACTGCTTCTGCTACAACACTCGCAGCCGGTACAGCACAGCTATCCGATCGTTCTATACTTGCTTTAAAGGGTTCCTTCGAATCTATGTCTACACTTTGTAGTGGTTTGTATAAGGTCGGGATTGGTTTCATTACGCCGCGAACAACGACAGGCATTCCTGTTGTCATTCCGCCTTCAAAACCACCTGCATTGTTTGTTCGGCGTGTATAACCATCTTGTTCGTTCCATAATATTTCATCATGGACTTCACTTCCTGGACGATGGGCGGCTTCAAAACCAACGCCAATTTCCGCACCTTTGAATGCATTGATGCTCATAATGGCACCGGCTAACTTTGCATCAAGTTTGTTGTCATACTGTGTGTAACTGCCAACTCCTACGGGCATTCCTTCAACAATTACTTCTACGATTCCACCGATTGAATCTCCCTGTTCTTTAGCATCATCAATGGCTTTCATCATTTTCTTTTCGGCTTCAGAATCTAAGCAACGTACTGGGGAATCCTCTGCTTTCTGTCGTAAAGTTTCTAATGACTCACTATGTGTGGTGTTCGCTTTCACACCACCAATCTCAATTACATGTCCTGCAACTTGGATGCCTAGTTCGCTAAGAATTTGTTTCGCAACTGCGCCTGCTGCTACTCTAACCGTTGTCTCTCTCGCCGAAGAACGTTCAAGTACGTTCCGCATATCCCGGTGTCCGTATTTAATTGCACCATTCAAATCTGCATGTCCCGGGCGAGGTCTTGTGATTTGACGCTTTACCTCTTCATCATCCGCAATCGGTTCAGCTCCCATTATTTTTCTCCAATGTTGGAAGTCACGATTTTCAACCGTCAATGTAATCGGTGATCCTAATGTCGATCCATGACGGACACCACTTAATATATTTACCTGATCTTTCTCAATCTGCATTCTTCGTCCTCTGCCATAGCCTTTTTGTCTACGAGCAAGCTCACCATTAATATGACTAGCTGCTAGTGTTAAACCAGCAGGAACACCTTCAATAATTGTTGTTAGTTGGGGACCGTGTGACTCCCCTGCCGTCAAGTACCTCATCCAAATCCTCCTCGCATGAAATTAAGAAACCATTTCTATAAATAGAGCTCTGTTAAAATGAGTTGTTAATATTCGCTATTGGGTACTCGCTTTCCGCGGACGGTTCGGGAGCCTCACTTCCACAGGATGTGGTGGATCTTAGTCGAAGATCCTTATTAAGTGTGAAGAGTCTCCCCTGAACCGCTTTTTCCGCAGGAGTCTCCTACCCCATCGCTACATTCAACTTTTAAAGGGCTCCTTTAACAAAAACATAAATAAAAAACGCCCCTGCTATGATTAGCAGGGACGATATTTAATCGCGGTACCACCCTCGTTACGGAAATGTATCCGTCTCTCATTTCATTAACGGTATCGCACCGTCTTTCTCAGATTTACCAAGAAAGAAGCTCGAGGGTGAACTTCATGTCATTCTTTGTACTGATTTACACCAACCATCAGCTCTCTTTAACAGTGAGATTGACATTACTTTGTCCTGTCATTGCATATAATTATTTTATTAATATCAATTTTTAACACGGTCAATTGATTTTGTAAAGCACCAATATTTTATTTTTTATTGTTGAATACGCTTACATCTTTGTTCTGAATGCTTTTGCGGTTTAAAGCGAAAAATTTTCTGTGAATTAACCTGTTGACATATATAGGTTCGTTGCTTTAAAGTCTTAAACAATCTTAAAAATGATTTTTATAAAGGAGTGGAGTAATCGTGTCTAATGAATTAGATGTTTTGCGCGGAGAAATAGAAAAAGTGAACATGCAGATCTTAGATCTACTTAACCAGCGAGGATCAATCGTGCAACAAATAGGTAAGGTAAAAGAAACGCAGGGCGTGAAACGTTTCGATCCAGTTCGTGAACGACAACTGCTTGATTTAATAGCAGAAAATAACGAAGGTCCTTTCGAAACCTCCACGCTTCAACATATTTTCAAAACCATCTTCAAGGCAAGCTTAGAATTGCAAAAGGATGATAATCGTAAATCGCTTCTAGTATCAAGAAAACGGAAGCCTGAAAATACTGTCATCAATGTGAAAGGTGAATTGATCGGCGATGGAAATACTCATTTCGTCATGGGACCATGCGCAGTTGAAAGCTATGAGCAAGTTCGTGAAGTTGCGAAATCTATGAAAGAACAAGGATTAACATTACTTCGTGGTGGGGCATTTAAACCAAGGACTTCTCCATATGACTTCCAAGGTCTTGGATTTGAAGGCTTGCAAATTTTACGAAAAGTAGCGGACGAATTCAACCTCGCCGTTGTTAGTGAAATTCTGAATCCAAATGATCTTGAAAAAGCTCTTGATTACGTTGATGTCATTCAAATTGGTGCCCGTAATATGCAAAACTTTGACTTACTGAAAGCTGCAGGATCTGTCAATAAGCCTGTACTGTTGAAACGAGGAATGTCTGCGACCATTGAGGAATTCATGTATGCTGCAGAATACATTATCTCAAGTGGAAACGACCAAGTTATTCTTTGTGAGCGAGGAATCCGTACGTACGAAAAGGCGACACGCAACACGTTAGACATTTCAGCTGTGCCTATTTTGAAAAAGGAAACGCATCTTCCTGTTATGGTAGATGTCACTCATTCAACTGGACGAAAAGATCTCCTAGTGCCTACTGCTCAAGCTGCAATTGCAATTGGTACAGATGGGATTATGGCTGAAGTACATCCTGATCCAGCAGTCGCACTATCTGATTCAGCACAACAAATGGATATTGAAGAATTCAACGAATTTATGGATAAAGTACGACCAAACCAATTCATCCATTCATAAATCAATCATATAAAAAGGAGTGACCGTGTAAGGCTTTAATGCCTTTATGGTCACTCCTTTTTTGTACGTTTAGAAAGTATAAGGTCAACTAGGCAGCCTTCGCCACAAGCTTGGGCTTGCCAAGTTTTCTTTACGTACAAAAAAATTCGTTACTCTCGTAACGAATTTAAAACTCACATACAATCTCCGGTTGTAATATGCGCTGTGATTATAAAAATGGAGGAGGTAGAGGGATTCGAACCCCCGCGGGCGGTTAAGCCCCTGGCGGTTTTCAAGACCGCTCCCTTCAGCCAGACTTGGGTATACCTCCGTACTGACAAAAACCATTATAGCATCGACAAAAACCATTCGTCAACACATAATCGACATTTATTTTTTAAAATCGACATTCCTTAAAAATAGCACTCAAATCATTCCTTTAAAAAGCAAAGGAGAGCTGACAGACTGTCTTGTCAGCTCTCAAATAATCTACATTGAGATTACGCTTTTGTTCCCCATATATGGACGTAACACTTCTGGTATAACAACACTACCGTCTTCCTGTTGGTAGTTTTCTAAAAGCGCAGCAACCGTTCGACCAATCGCAAGTCCAGAACCGTTTAATGTGTGCACATGTTCAGGCTTGGCTTTCGCTTCACGACGGAATCGAATGTTGGCACGACGAGCTTGGAAATCCTCAAAATTACTACAAGAAGAAATTTCACGGTACGTCTCATAGCTTGGAATCCATACTTCAATGTCATATTTCTTCGCAGCCGTGAAACCTAAATCACCAGTACACATGCTCATCACACGATATGGAAGCTTCAAGAGTTGTAACACTTTTTCAGCGTGGCCTGTTAGTGTTTCTAATCGTTCATAAGAATCTTCAGGCTTCACAAAGTGCACAAGCTCGACCTTGTTAAATTGGTGATGACGGATTAATCCTCGAGTATCACGCCCTGCAGACCCAGCTTCTGACCGGAAGCACGCACTGAACGCAACATAAGCCTTCGGAAGATCTTCAAGCTTCAAGATTTCATCACGATGCATATTCGTTACTGGAACCTCAGCAGTCGGAATAAGGAAGTAATCTTCTTCACGAATTTTGAAAGCATCCTCTTCAAATTTAGGAAGCTGACCTGTTCCTGTCATGCTCTCGCGATTTACAAGATACGGTGGTAAAACTTCTGTATATCCGTGCTGATCTTCATGAAGATCCATCATAAAGTTAATCAACGCACGCTCTAGACGAGCTCCTAATCCCTTATAAAACGCGAAACGGCTACCTGTAACCTTTGCCGCTCTTTCGAAGTCCACAATATCGAGGTTAGTCGCAACATCCCAGTGAGGCTTAGGTTCAAAGTCAAACGCACGAATTTCTCCCCATTTTCTAGCTACAACGTTATCCTCTTCGTCTCCGCCTATCGGAGCAGACTCATGAGGAATATTTGGTAACGTCAGCATAACGTTTTGTAGCTTCTCTTCTACTTGTCGAAGTTCCTCATCATAAGCTTTGATCTTCTCTCCAACCTCACGCATTTCAATAATTAAGTGGTCTGCATCTTTCTTTTCTCGTTTAAACTCAGCCACTTGCTTGGACACGCTGTTTCGCTCACTTTTCAACACTTCTGTCTGGTTGATTAACTCACGACGCTTTTCGTCTAACTCTTTAAACTGATCCAAACCAGAAATATCTTCACCACGCGTAGAAAGTTTCTCTTTCACCTCATCAAAATGCTCTCGAACAAATTTCAAATCTAACATATCAATCTCCTCCTTAAATTAATCAGAATTATAGTACGACACGTCCTGTGCGACGTAATTCGACGTTTATCATCAGTTTTCCTAGACGAATTAGATACGAGTATTTCAAGGCACGCCGTTTTTTTAAGACCGGAACGTGTAAGTAATACTTGAGGATCTTAAAAAAAACAAGTAACACTCACTGCCTAATTACGTCACGTCCTGTGACAACGGCAGTACTTGCACGTCCTTTGCGTCGGAAAGACGAAGTAGATCATTCGTCTAAACCTAGGGTGATTAGAAACGAGAAGTACAAGGCACGATGGTTTTAAGGACCGGACACAATGAAATCGGCTAATAGCGTCACGTCCTGAGACAACGCCGATACTAGTACATCCTGTACTTCGGAGGACCGGTAAAACCGAGCAACGCAGTAATTCGACGTTAATAATCAGCCTAGAAATAAAAAACTCTCGCCCCATCGCATAAATATTATACGAAGGGACGAGAGTTAACCCGCGTTGCCACCCTGGTTGTACCATTACAAAACATGATACCACTCTGGTAATGTAACGGTTACTAACCGAAAATACTTACTGGAGCTAGGCTCGTTCAGTATTTTACTCAAGGATGGATTCACAAGGTTCTTACGTCGATTTGCACCAACCATCGACTCTCTAAGGGTAAGAATACTTGTTACTAGTTCCTATCTACATTCGTTCTATGTTTGTGTTAGTAGTAATTTACACTATTTTGAAACGTTATGCAACTCGTTTTTGGTTTCTTCAACCATTTTGACAAAATATCCATGCATTCTATGGTCATCTGTCAATTCTGGATGAAACGCACAGCATAGGAAACGACCTTGCCTAGCTGCTACGATTTTGTCCTGGAACGTTGCCAACACTTCTGTATCTGGACTAACGGATTCAATATATGGTGCTCTTATGAATACACCGATATAGGGATCACCTTCAAGTCCTTTGACATCCAGTGGGATTTCAAAGCTTTCACGTTGACGGCCAAAGCCATTTCGATGAACTTTGATATCCATAACCTCTAAATGTCCGACATCTTGTCCGATAATATCCTTCGCCATCAAGATCAAGCCTGCACAAGTACCAAATACAGGTTTTCCTGATTTCGCAAATTCCTGTAAAGGTCCGAACATTTCATATTTATCGATTAAACGACGCATTGTTGTACTTTCTCCACCAGGGACGACAAGTGCATCAATGTCGTTCAAATCCTCTACACGTTTTACAATTTTAACTTCTGCTCCTGAAGCTTCAAGCGAACGAGCATGTTCGCGGATTGCGCCTTGTAGGGCAAGAATTCCAACTGTGACCATCGTGATGTCTCCTTTGTCTTTTCTTACCATCCGCGATCTTGCATACGCTCAGAAGGTTGTAGAGAAGAAATCTCGACACCTTTCATAGCCGTTCCAAGACCTTTAGACAATTTAGCGATTAATTCATAATCTTGATAATGAGTCGTTGCTTCAACGATCGCACGTGCAAATTTCTCAGGATTTTCAGATTTGAAGATTCCTGATCCAACGAATACACCGTCTGCTCCAAGCTCCATCATTAATGCAGCATCAGCTGGTGATGCTACTCCACCTGCAGCAAAGTTTACGACTGGCAAACGACCTTCTTTTTTGATTTGTAGAAGAATTTCATATGGTGCGCCAAGGTTCTTCGCTTCCGTCATCAATTCGTCTTCACTCATGCCCACAATCTTTTTCACTTGAGATTGGATAAGACGCATGTGACGAACCGCTTCAACAATGTTACCTGTTCCTGGTTCACCTTTCGTACGAAGCATAGAAGCACCTTCACCAATACGGCGTGTCGCTTCTCCAAGATCACGTGCACCACATACAAATGGTACAGTGAAATCACGTTTATTTAAGTGAAACACTTCATCTGCAGGAGTCAATACTTCACTTTCATCGATGTAATCTGCACCAAGTGATTCAAGTATACGTGCTTCAACGATATGTCCGATACGCGCTTTCGCCATAACAGGAATTGAAACTGCTCCAATTACCTCTTCAACGATTGAAGGGTCAGCCATACGAGCGACTCCGCCCGCTGCACGGATATCTGCTGGGACACGTTCTAGTGCCATTACTGCAACCGCACCTGCTTCTTCAGCAATTTTTGCTTGTTCCGCATTTACAACGTCCATGATGACGCCGCCTTTTTGCATTTCTGCCATACCGCGTTTAACGCGATCAGTACCTGTTTGTACCATTTATAAATCCCCCTATCAGTAGGTGTTTTTTTAGTATGATTCTAAATCCTATCCTATTGTATCACTTTTCATAACACATGCCTATCCAGACACAAGCCTCAACTAAAAATACTAATGGTAAATTCTTCTCGTTTTTGAAAAAAGGAACTGAAGCATTTACTGCTCAGTCCCTCCAATATGATATTTGTTAAAATAAGCCTTTAATCGAGTCAACGACGTTCGTCCAAATGTCTCCAAAGAATCCACCAATTCCGCGCATCATGAGCACGAACCAGTTCGCCTTTTCAACATCTGCTTGAGCGACGATCGGAGAGCTCGCTTTCTTACTTGCTTCTTCGGTAATATAACCAAAGTCGTCCTTACCGGAGTACTCAAGCTTCAGCGTTCCGACCTGATCTCCTTTTTTGACTGGTGCAGTCAGTTCACCTTTATCATTAAGAGCTTTCTTGCTCCAAACAGCTTTTGGCTTATATTTATCTTCCTCACCGTTTGCAATTACGACAGAAAGAGCATCTGTAGATTGAACAGCTACCTTCTTCTCTTTACCTTTAATAACAGGTAAAGAAGATTTACCTTTTACTTCATAATCAGCTTTGACGATTTCTTTTTTCGAGAAATTGTTGAAGCCATAATCTAAAAGTTTTCGAGTTTCTTCAAAACGTGCATTATATGAATCAGCTTTCATAACTACTGATATCAATCTCACACCATTGCGTTGAGCCGTACCTGTAAATGAATAACCAGCTAAATCTGTTGATCCAGTCTTTAGTCCGTCTACTCCCTCATACGATAGTCCATAACCTTGAGGGTTATCCGGTATCATCCAGTTCCAGTTAATCATATGGTTTTCGTCAGCAGTACCTTTTCTGAACATTTTATCAGGGATTTTCGCTGTATCAAGGACTTCAGGATAATCCTTCAATAGATGGTACGCTAGTTTTGCAGTATCACGGGCTGACATCATATTCATGTCTTCAGCGCCACCTGCTGGGTGGTTGCCTTTTAAGTCACGGTTATTCAGCCCTGTACTATTTACAAAATTATATTTCTTCAAGCCAAGTTCTTTAGCTTTGTCATTCATCATTTTAACGAAATGCGTTTCAGATCCGGCAATCGTTTCAGCGATCGCCATTGTAGCTCCATTTGCAGAGTAAATAGCAGCAGCTTCGAACAGTTCTTTAATCGTATAATCAGGATCAGCATCTTGTCTCAACCAAACATTGGATAGACTAGAATCCTGAGAAACTTTATGTACACGATCACTAATTTTCACAGGCGTATCCCAATTTATTTTTCCTTTATCGATTGCTTCAAGTACTAAGTATTCCGTCATCATCTTCGTCATACTTGCCGGTGGCAATAGTAAATCAGCATTCTTTTGGAATAAGATCTT
Protein-coding sequences here:
- the pdxS gene encoding pyridoxal 5'-phosphate synthase lyase subunit PdxS, with the translated sequence MVQTGTDRVKRGMAEMQKGGVIMDVVNAEQAKIAEEAGAVAVMALERVPADIRAAGGVARMADPSIVEEVIGAVSIPVMAKARIGHIVEARILESLGADYIDESEVLTPADEVFHLNKRDFTVPFVCGARDLGEATRRIGEGASMLRTKGEPGTGNIVEAVRHMRLIQSQVKKIVGMSEDELMTEAKNLGAPYEILLQIKKEGRLPVVNFAAGGVASPADAALMMELGADGVFVGSGIFKSENPEKFARAIVEATTHYQDYELIAKLSKGLGTAMKGVEISSLQPSERMQDRGW
- a CDS encoding D-alanyl-D-alanine carboxypeptidase family protein, which translates into the protein MKQTVILLLTMALFVTGMVTSLPSKSYAAPNLQLEAESAILVDAETGKILFQKNADLLLPPASMTKMMTEYLVLEAIDKGKINWDTPVKISDRVHKVSQDSSLSNVWLRQDADPDYTIKELFEAAAIYSANGATMAIAETIAGSETHFVKMMNDKAKELGLKKYNFVNSTGLNNRDLKGNHPAGGAEDMNMMSARDTAKLAYHLLKDYPEVLDTAKIPDKMFRKGTADENHMINWNWMIPDNPQGYGLSYEGVDGLKTGSTDLAGYSFTGTAQRNGVRLISVVMKADSYNARFEETRKLLDYGFNNFSKKEIVKADYEVKGKSSLPVIKGKEKKVAVQSTDALSVVIANGEEDKYKPKAVWSKKALNDKGELTAPVKKGDQVGTLKLEYSGKDDFGYITEEASKKASSPIVAQADVEKANWFVLMMRGIGGFFGDIWTNVVDSIKGLF
- the pdxT gene encoding pyridoxal 5'-phosphate synthase glutaminase subunit PdxT → MVTVGILALQGAIREHARSLEASGAEVKIVKRVEDLNDIDALVVPGGESTTMRRLIDKYEMFGPLQEFAKSGKPVFGTCAGLILMAKDIIGQDVGHLEVMDIKVHRNGFGRQRESFEIPLDVKGLEGDPYIGVFIRAPYIESVSPDTEVLATFQDKIVAARQGRFLCCAFHPELTDDHRMHGYFVKMVEETKNELHNVSK